The Aureispira anguillae genome contains a region encoding:
- a CDS encoding zinc-dependent metalloprotease: MNYLLPFLGLLLTFNSIAQRQVCGHQIHTPQGSELDYEPCASASFRTKWMHRYHQNPAAYQHLKTPNSTTYLPISLHIVGNDDSTGYASLTAVLNAFCRVNQDYKNTGIQFFIEYPIRYIENTAFNDHDSVIIGGGFMLQYNVPNTTNCYIVANPAGACGYNVLYGGLTVSQNCLTANTFSHELGHALGVQHTFFGWEGGHGYNGTALQNFPSPAPTEVLYDYTVYKDTMWGADTIIVDTTAVEYVSRTGPNANCNSAADGFCDTPADYLAFRWSCNGSNMSTTQQLDPDSVAFYSEGINIMSYSTCRSVFTTEQGQYMQAFIQAKRSNHLYNQSPIVDSISIANMALIEPAPNATLPTTVGSTFRWNKVDGATHYLLKICAAPCTTPGHIMEEILLTDTVYTSPLSYAPRPSFLPYRWQVLPFNQSYTCAGLTAPQSFNTQIATGLNDNAVINSFTIYPNPSQQGNNLTLEVQTSKATTGQLSLLSITGKTLLQEDWKLQQGVNQLNLPLTHLAAGVYLVYLEGINGKIIRKLVIEQ; this comes from the coding sequence ATGAACTATTTATTACCCTTTTTAGGTTTGTTATTGACTTTTAATAGCATCGCTCAACGCCAAGTGTGTGGGCATCAAATTCATACGCCACAAGGCTCAGAACTAGATTATGAGCCTTGTGCAAGTGCTTCTTTTCGCACCAAATGGATGCACCGTTACCACCAAAACCCTGCGGCGTATCAACATCTAAAAACGCCTAATAGCACAACTTACCTCCCTATTAGTTTGCACATTGTAGGAAATGATGACAGCACGGGGTATGCTAGCTTAACAGCTGTGCTTAATGCTTTTTGTAGAGTCAATCAGGATTATAAAAATACAGGCATACAGTTTTTTATAGAATATCCCATCCGCTATATCGAAAATACGGCATTTAATGACCACGATTCGGTTATTATTGGAGGTGGCTTTATGTTACAGTATAATGTCCCCAATACAACAAATTGTTATATTGTCGCCAATCCTGCTGGTGCCTGTGGTTATAATGTGCTTTATGGAGGATTGACCGTTAGCCAAAATTGCCTAACTGCCAATACCTTTTCGCATGAATTGGGACATGCCTTAGGGGTTCAACATACCTTCTTTGGTTGGGAAGGCGGTCATGGCTATAATGGAACTGCCTTACAAAATTTTCCTAGCCCTGCTCCCACCGAAGTACTCTATGATTATACGGTCTACAAGGATACCATGTGGGGAGCCGATACCATCATTGTAGATACCACAGCAGTGGAATATGTTAGTAGAACGGGTCCAAATGCCAACTGCAACAGCGCAGCAGATGGTTTTTGTGATACTCCTGCCGATTATTTAGCCTTTCGTTGGAGTTGTAATGGTAGCAATATGAGTACCACTCAACAACTTGATCCAGATTCTGTTGCCTTTTATTCAGAAGGGATTAATATCATGTCTTATTCTACCTGCCGTTCGGTCTTTACAACAGAACAAGGGCAGTATATGCAGGCATTTATACAAGCCAAACGTTCCAATCACTTATACAATCAAAGTCCGATTGTGGATTCTATTTCTATTGCTAATATGGCATTAATCGAACCCGCCCCTAATGCTACTTTACCCACAACAGTTGGTTCTACTTTTCGTTGGAATAAAGTAGATGGCGCAACTCATTATTTGCTTAAAATTTGCGCTGCTCCTTGTACAACTCCTGGGCATATCATGGAAGAAATTTTATTGACTGATACCGTCTATACTTCACCACTTAGCTATGCTCCTCGCCCTTCTTTTTTACCCTATAGGTGGCAGGTGCTTCCCTTTAATCAAAGTTATACTTGTGCAGGCTTAACAGCCCCTCAAAGTTTTAACACTCAAATAGCCACAGGGCTTAATGACAATGCCGTCATCAATAGCTTTACGATCTACCCCAATCCCTCCCAGCAGGGCAATAACTTAACCTTAGAAGTTCAAACTTCCAAAGCCACAACAGGACAGCTTAGTCTCTTAAGCATTACAGGAAAAACGCTATTGCAAGAAGATTGGAAACTCCAACAAGGTGTGAATCAACTCAATTTACCCCTTACTCATTTAGCAGCAGGGGTTTATTTGGTTTATTTAGAAGGTATAAATGGCAAAATTATTCGTAAATTGGTTATTGAGCAATAA
- a CDS encoding sulfurtransferase, with translation MKDSLVSVAWLKEHWADPNLVILDASLHNNKSNLTSSYPDLQIKGARFFDLKKVFSNQASSLPNMLPSPIDFSTKCCELGIHQSSKIVVYDNLGIYSSPRVWWMFKAMGHANVAVLDGGLPAWVQEESAVEKRRKRFYSKGDFSANYQATLICNAEDILKNIDQAQALVIDARSAERFKGLVPEPRKELAKGHIPKSINLPFQKVIQNGKLKSKKELRELIAPLIPNSSPVICSCGSGTTACILLLAFAQIITTPTALYDGSWSEWGSLKNAPIES, from the coding sequence ATGAAAGACTCTCTTGTTTCTGTGGCTTGGCTGAAAGAACATTGGGCGGATCCCAATCTCGTAATTTTAGATGCTAGTTTGCACAACAATAAATCCAACTTAACAAGCTCCTATCCTGATCTCCAGATCAAGGGCGCTCGTTTCTTTGATTTAAAGAAGGTTTTTAGCAATCAAGCCTCTAGCCTTCCCAATATGCTGCCTTCTCCAATCGATTTTTCAACAAAATGCTGCGAATTGGGCATTCATCAATCTAGCAAAATTGTTGTTTATGATAATTTAGGAATCTATTCTAGTCCTAGGGTTTGGTGGATGTTCAAAGCAATGGGGCATGCTAATGTGGCGGTTTTAGATGGTGGCTTGCCTGCTTGGGTACAAGAAGAATCAGCCGTAGAAAAAAGAAGGAAACGGTTTTATTCTAAAGGAGATTTTAGCGCTAATTATCAAGCAACGTTAATCTGTAACGCAGAAGATATTTTAAAAAATATTGATCAAGCCCAGGCGTTGGTTATTGATGCTCGATCTGCTGAACGATTTAAAGGCTTGGTTCCTGAACCAAGAAAAGAGTTAGCCAAGGGACATATTCCAAAATCCATCAACCTGCCCTTTCAAAAGGTTATTCAAAATGGGAAATTAAAATCTAAAAAAGAATTAAGGGAGCTTATTGCCCCCTTAATTCCAAATTCGAGTCCCGTGATTTGTTCTTGTGGATCAGGGACTACCGCTTGTATTTTATTATTGGCTTTTGCCCAAATTATAACTACTCCAACGGCTTTGTATGATGGCTCTTGGAGCGAATGGGGCAGCTTAAAAAATGCCCCCATTGAGTCTTAA
- a CDS encoding ATP-binding cassette domain-containing protein — translation MFSFDNLVPIPLSDQLSVSDIWANNFAFDTATRYFVEAPSGKGKTTLQHILYGLRKDYTGEVTIAALGDKFKLKSLSLDQWATIRQKELSVIFQDLRLFLPLTAMENIQLKNNLTQHKSEEEIIAMAEALEVGHLLQKKCGEMSYGQRQRIAIIRALCQPFKFLIMDEPFSHLDRANIQKCCALISQECQEQKAGYAVASLEERYFFEYDQEVKI, via the coding sequence ATGTTTTCTTTTGATAATTTAGTTCCAATACCGTTAAGCGATCAGCTTAGTGTTTCTGATATATGGGCAAATAACTTTGCTTTTGATACTGCTACTCGTTATTTTGTTGAAGCGCCATCGGGCAAGGGCAAAACTACATTGCAGCATATTTTGTATGGTTTGAGAAAGGATTATACAGGAGAGGTGACCATTGCAGCATTGGGCGATAAATTTAAACTCAAAAGCTTAAGCTTAGATCAGTGGGCTACAATTCGACAAAAAGAATTGTCGGTTATATTTCAAGACTTGCGCTTGTTTTTGCCATTGACAGCAATGGAAAATATTCAACTGAAAAACAACTTGACCCAGCATAAATCAGAGGAAGAGATTATAGCAATGGCTGAGGCATTAGAAGTTGGGCATTTGTTGCAAAAAAAATGTGGAGAAATGTCCTATGGGCAGCGACAGCGTATTGCGATTATTAGAGCCTTGTGCCAACCGTTTAAGTTTTTAATTATGGATGAACCCTTTTCTCACTTGGATCGGGCTAATATCCAAAAATGTTGTGCTTTGATTAGTCAAGAATGCCAAGAGCAAAAGGCAGGTTATGCCGTGGCTTCTTTAGAGGAACGTTACTTCTTTGAATACGACCAAGAAGTTAAAATATAA